A portion of the Macaca mulatta isolate MMU2019108-1 chromosome 4, T2T-MMU8v2.0, whole genome shotgun sequence genome contains these proteins:
- the KHDC1L gene encoding KHDC1-like protein: MDMGTGALSKEPWWTLPENFHAPIVFHMEEDQEELIFGLDDTYLRCIELHSHTLIQLESCFTATGQTRVTVVGPPMAKQWLLLMFRSVGSHYSKCHAQGLKMLERVRSQPLTNDDLVASISLPPYTGD, translated from the exons ATGGACATGGGAACAGGTGCTCTCAGCAAGGAGCCGTGGTGGACCCTACCCGAAAACTTTCATGCTCCAATTGTGTTCCACATGGAAGAGGACCAGGAGGAGCTCATCTTCG GACTTGATGACACATACCTTCGCTGCATTGAGCTGCACAGCCACACCCTTATTCAGCTGGAGAGTTGTTTTACAGCTACAGGCCAGACTCGTGTGACCGTAGTCGGACCACCAATGGCAAAGCAGTGGCTGCTGCTCATGTTCCGTTCCGTGGGGAGCCACTACTCCAAGTGTCACGCTCAAG GTCTGAAGATGCTCGAACGTGTCCGAAGCCAGCCCCTGACCAACGACGACCTGGTCGCCTCCATTAGCCTGCCACCCTACACCGGAGACTGA